The candidate division WOR-3 bacterium genome has a window encoding:
- the mtnA gene encoding S-methyl-5-thioribose-1-phosphate isomerase — translation MKWANTIKWCKDHVELIDQRKIPLKEEYLKIRTAEEMYKAIKEMIIRGAPAIGVAAAYGIALAALKTKNKETLQKKIALIESARPTAYNLFYAVKRMKDLLEKSERIEASSFVKEAIAIHEEDKKLTELLGENGAPLIEDKALYMTICNAGALATGGIGTALAVFYKAKEQGKKFTVFVPETRPYLQGARLTAWELQKNGIEVILIVDGAIGHILKTENIKGVFVGADRIAKNGDVANKIGTYSLAISAKENNVPFYVVAPKTTFDIDLVTGERIPIEERPEKEVTEIMGLRVAPHNIKVRNPAFDVTPGKLISGIVTDKGIIPPPFKKNIKRILC, via the coding sequence ATGAAATGGGCTAACACTATCAAGTGGTGCAAAGACCATGTAGAGTTAATCGACCAAAGAAAAATACCGCTAAAAGAAGAATATTTAAAGATTAGAACAGCCGAAGAAATGTATAAAGCGATTAAGGAAATGATAATAAGAGGAGCTCCTGCTATTGGAGTGGCTGCTGCGTATGGAATTGCTCTTGCCGCTTTAAAGACAAAAAATAAAGAAACACTTCAGAAAAAGATTGCTCTTATAGAGAGTGCAAGACCCACAGCCTATAACCTTTTTTACGCTGTAAAAAGGATGAAAGATCTCCTCGAAAAAAGCGAAAGAATAGAAGCTTCCTCTTTTGTTAAGGAGGCAATTGCAATTCACGAGGAAGATAAAAAACTAACAGAACTATTGGGAGAAAATGGAGCTCCGTTAATAGAAGACAAAGCCTTATATATGACAATTTGTAATGCTGGAGCTCTTGCTACAGGAGGAATTGGAACCGCTCTCGCTGTATTTTATAAGGCAAAAGAGCAAGGAAAGAAATTCACCGTTTTTGTTCCAGAAACAAGACCTTATCTTCAAGGAGCAAGACTCACTGCCTGGGAACTTCAAAAAAACGGAATTGAGGTTATTCTCATTGTAGATGGAGCAATTGGACATATATTAAAAACAGAAAATATTAAAGGGGTATTTGTGGGAGCCGATAGAATTGCAAAAAACGGAGATGTTGCAAATAAAATAGGCACCTATTCTCTGGCTATATCTGCGAAAGAAAACAATGTTCCTTTTTATGTTGTAGCTCCAAAAACCACCTTTGACATAGATCTTGTAACTGGAGAAAGAATTCCCATAGAAGAAAGGCCAGAAAAAGAAGTAACAGAAATTATGGGCTTAAGAGTGGCTCCTCATAACATAAAAGTTAGAAACCCAGCTTTTGATGTTACACCCGGAAAACTAATAAGTGGGATCGTTACAGATAAAGGAATCATTCCCCCTCCATTTAAAAAGAATATTAAAAGGATTTTATGCTGA
- a CDS encoding arsenate reductase ArsC — translation MKKKILFLCTHNSARSQIAEGLLRNLCGEKYEVFSAGTSPTIVSPEAIEVMKEIGIDISTHYSKDIKNFIGEDFEYVITLCGGNSKNCPFFPTKGISFHKEFEDPLSFPPGEERMKKFREVRDKIKEWIEEFFCKEEKEKL, via the coding sequence ATGAAGAAAAAAATATTGTTTCTATGCACTCATAATTCAGCGCGTTCCCAAATAGCAGAAGGGCTTTTAAGGAATTTGTGTGGTGAAAAATACGAAGTTTTTAGTGCAGGAACCTCTCCTACAATAGTCAGTCCAGAAGCAATAGAAGTAATGAAGGAGATAGGAATTGATATCTCTACCCATTATTCTAAAGATATCAAGAATTTTATCGGGGAAGATTTTGAATATGTGATAACTTTATGTGGTGGAAATTCTAAGAATTGTCCCTTCTTCCCTACAAAGGGAATTTCCTTTCATAAAGAGTTCGAAGACCCTCTTTCTTTTCCCCCTGGTGAGGAAAGAATGAAAAAATTTAGAGAAGTGAGAGATAAAATAAAAGAATGGATAGAAGAATTTTTTTGCAAGGAAGAGAAAGAAAAGCTTTAA
- a CDS encoding M42 family metallopeptidase yields MMDKELKDFFYELLEAPSPSGFEEPAQKVYREFVKRYCDEVKTDVHGNVIAFRKGKGNLKMMVCGHADEIGFMVNFIDNDGFIYFRPIGGVDPSLLPGLKVDIYTNKGKVRGVIGRKAIHMMEKEEKDKTPDWKDLWIDIGAKDKKEAESIVSIGDPITFQLGVEELLNDLVLTKATDNKAGVFAAGALLKYLQGVDISVNLFCVSSVQEELGLRGAKTSAFGISPNVGLAFDVTTATDHPTTEKKKYGEICLNKGPVISRGANINPVVFKMLVETAKENNIAYQIEAAPRATGTDANVIQLTRSGVATGLISFPNRYMHTPIEIVSFRDIENAIRLAGEFVKKLNDEIDFTPGS; encoded by the coding sequence ATGATGGATAAAGAACTTAAGGATTTTTTTTATGAGCTTCTTGAAGCTCCAAGCCCTTCTGGGTTTGAAGAACCTGCCCAGAAGGTTTACAGGGAATTTGTGAAGAGGTATTGTGATGAGGTAAAAACTGATGTTCATGGGAATGTAATTGCCTTTCGAAAGGGTAAAGGAAATTTGAAAATGATGGTCTGTGGTCATGCGGATGAAATTGGTTTTATGGTTAATTTTATTGATAATGATGGTTTTATTTATTTCAGACCTATAGGAGGGGTGGATCCTTCCCTTTTACCAGGGCTTAAGGTGGATATTTACACAAACAAAGGGAAGGTTAGAGGAGTTATTGGGAGAAAAGCAATCCATATGATGGAAAAAGAGGAAAAAGATAAAACCCCTGATTGGAAGGATCTATGGATAGATATTGGAGCAAAAGATAAGAAAGAAGCGGAAAGCATTGTATCTATAGGAGATCCTATAACTTTCCAATTAGGTGTAGAGGAATTGTTAAACGATCTTGTTCTTACAAAAGCTACGGACAATAAAGCAGGAGTTTTTGCTGCTGGAGCTCTTCTTAAATATCTCCAGGGGGTCGATATTTCTGTTAATCTTTTTTGTGTGTCTTCAGTCCAAGAAGAACTTGGATTAAGAGGAGCGAAAACGAGTGCTTTCGGTATTAGCCCTAATGTGGGGCTTGCTTTTGATGTTACAACTGCAACAGACCATCCAACAACAGAGAAGAAAAAATACGGAGAAATTTGCCTTAATAAGGGACCTGTTATTTCAAGAGGTGCGAACATTAATCCTGTTGTTTTCAAAATGTTGGTTGAAACCGCAAAGGAGAATAATATTGCCTATCAAATTGAGGCTGCTCCAAGAGCTACTGGAACTGATGCAAACGTGATTCAACTTACAAGAAGTGGTGTTGCCACAGGTCTTATTAGTTTCCCGAATCGTTATATGCATACTCCTATTGAAATTGTTTCTTTCCGAGATATTGAAAATGCAATTAGGCTTGCAGGAGAATTTGTAAAAAAATTAAATGATGAGATAGACTTTACTCCAGGTAGTTAA
- a CDS encoding divergent PAP2 family protein, whose product MDYNRLLRLFFLPYLSGLICQGVKIFNHWIMGKKFDINLKSFLELGGMPSAHSASTITLSTLIAIYYGVNSPLFIISFFLSSFIIGEAYVVRGVIGKHRELINKLIEISLKEELGREATHRIGHTPLEVIMGVILGFFFAFAFAGI is encoded by the coding sequence ATGGATTATAATCGTCTTTTACGCCTTTTTTTTCTCCCTTATCTTAGTGGCCTAATTTGTCAAGGAGTGAAAATTTTTAACCACTGGATTATGGGGAAGAAGTTTGATATTAATCTAAAAAGTTTTTTAGAACTTGGAGGAATGCCGAGCGCTCACTCTGCCTCTACCATAACTTTAAGTACTTTAATTGCAATATATTATGGAGTAAACTCTCCTCTTTTTATAATCTCTTTTTTTCTTTCTTCGTTCATAATAGGAGAGGCATATGTTGTAAGAGGTGTAATAGGTAAACATAGAGAGTTAATAAATAAGTTGATTGAAATAAGTTTAAAAGAAGAATTGGGGAGAGAAGCTACACACAGAATAGGGCATACACCCTTAGAAGTAATAATGGGAGTGATTTTGGGATTTTTCTTTGCTTTTGCTTTTGCAGGTATATAA
- a CDS encoding helix-hairpin-helix domain-containing protein codes for MLTTSERRVLIFFISVLLLGSLGKFLYPVREKECVYNPFPININTATEEELTLLPFVGKVLAKRIVEYREKNGGFKTKEEIMKVKGFGEVKFQKIKDKICVEKEISKYHSDRR; via the coding sequence ATGTTAACCACCTCTGAAAGAAGAGTCTTAATCTTCTTCATTTCTGTGCTTCTTCTCGGAAGCTTAGGAAAGTTCCTATACCCTGTTAGAGAAAAGGAGTGTGTGTATAATCCTTTCCCTATAAATATTAATACTGCAACAGAAGAAGAATTGACTTTACTCCCTTTTGTAGGAAAAGTATTAGCGAAAAGGATTGTAGAATACAGAGAGAAAAATGGAGGGTTTAAAACAAAAGAAGAAATTATGAAAGTTAAAGGATTTGGAGAAGTCAAGTTTCAAAAAATAAAAGATAAAATTTGTGTAGAGAAAGAAATCTCAAAATATCACTCAGATAGGAGGTAG
- a CDS encoding polyprenyl synthetase family protein, producing the protein MNIENYLKSWKEKVDRKIEEHLPKEEDPPSILSKAMRYTVLAGGKRIRSILMITTYSLAGGKNIEEIMPVSSAIEFIHSYSLIHDDLPSMDNDDYRRGQLSSHKKFGEDIAILAGDALFSHAFYIISHSDIKPNLKEEILKVLTKAIGNKGIIGGQVEDILSDSANKNPKLLRYIHSHKTASFFSAVCEIGAILAEADEEKILGARKGGLLMGMAFQIMDDVLDVEGKKEELGKEVGKDKNKITYPSIYGVEFSKKIAKRYSELALKSLNVIKEEDETFREILNFLLERKS; encoded by the coding sequence ATGAATATAGAGAATTATCTGAAGAGTTGGAAAGAGAAAGTTGATCGTAAGATAGAGGAACATCTTCCAAAAGAAGAGGATCCCCCTTCTATTTTAAGTAAGGCTATGAGATATACTGTTCTTGCAGGGGGAAAGAGGATAAGGTCTATTCTTATGATTACTACATATTCTCTTGCAGGAGGGAAGAATATTGAGGAAATTATGCCGGTTTCTTCCGCTATTGAATTTATCCATTCATATTCCTTAATTCATGATGACCTTCCTTCTATGGATAATGATGATTATAGAAGAGGGCAACTCAGCTCTCACAAGAAATTCGGAGAAGATATTGCGATTCTCGCAGGAGATGCTCTTTTCTCTCATGCTTTTTATATAATATCTCATAGTGATATAAAGCCAAACTTAAAAGAGGAAATTCTTAAGGTTCTTACTAAAGCTATTGGGAATAAAGGTATTATAGGGGGGCAAGTGGAAGATATTTTATCAGATTCTGCTAATAAAAATCCAAAATTGTTGAGGTATATTCACTCTCATAAGACAGCCTCTTTCTTTTCTGCGGTATGTGAAATTGGAGCGATTCTTGCAGAAGCAGATGAAGAGAAAATTCTGGGAGCAAGAAAGGGTGGGCTTTTAATGGGTATGGCCTTTCAAATAATGGATGATGTTTTAGATGTAGAAGGGAAGAAAGAAGAATTGGGAAAAGAGGTTGGGAAGGATAAGAATAAGATTACTTATCCTTCTATTTATGGAGTTGAATTTTCGAAAAAGATAGCAAAAAGATATAGCGAACTTGCTTTAAAGAGTTTAAATGTTATTAAAGAAGAAGACGAAACATTTAGAGAGATATTGAATTTTTTGCTTGAAAGGAAAAGTTAA
- the xseB gene encoding exodeoxyribonuclease VII small subunit, with the protein MKFEESLNRLEEIVKKLEGGEVPLEESISLFEEGTKLLGELKDYLAQAEIKIERLIKDSEGKFKTDEYRELSEELERES; encoded by the coding sequence ATGAAGTTTGAAGAGTCTTTAAATCGACTTGAGGAGATTGTAAAAAAACTTGAAGGAGGAGAAGTTCCTCTTGAAGAATCAATATCTCTTTTTGAAGAAGGGACAAAACTTTTGGGAGAGCTAAAGGACTATCTTGCTCAAGCGGAAATTAAAATAGAGAGATTAATAAAAGATAGTGAAGGCAAATTTAAAACTGATGAATATAGAGAATTATCTGAAGAGTTGGAAAGAGAAAGTTGA
- a CDS encoding FprA family A-type flavoprotein encodes MLPIEIKPGIYWIGVEDRTTDLFEGLWPIKREGVSYNSYLIKDDKKVIIDLTKSLKEEEFFSNIERIVDLREIDYIVINHLEPDHTGSINLLRRISPKSVILGSEKTKEMLKDFYGIMDKVELVKEGDEIPLGGKTLKFFSTPMIHWPETIMTYEISTKILFSCDAFGSYGTLNGSIFDDECEDLSFYKEEAIRYYANIVAKFSKMVLKAIEKLKGIPIEIIAPSHGRIWRKNPEEIVNLYKELAEFSESGGKPGITLIYGSMYGNTEIMMNGVAQGIIESGVPCKIFDVSHTHPSYILPYLWTQKGVMIGTPTYEGGLFPPMINILKLASLKNIKNKKVGMFGSYGWSGGALKELERIIEPLNWQIIDFLEFRGKPKEKELKEGKELGRKFGELIKKES; translated from the coding sequence ATGCTACCCATTGAAATAAAGCCAGGAATATATTGGATAGGTGTGGAAGACAGAACCACAGATCTTTTTGAAGGGCTCTGGCCAATAAAACGTGAAGGAGTATCTTATAACAGTTATTTAATAAAAGACGATAAGAAAGTTATAATAGATCTAACAAAATCATTAAAAGAAGAAGAATTTTTTAGTAACATTGAAAGAATTGTGGATCTGAGAGAAATTGATTATATAGTAATAAATCATCTTGAACCAGACCACACTGGAAGCATAAATTTACTGAGACGAATCTCTCCTAAGAGTGTAATTTTAGGTTCCGAAAAGACAAAAGAAATGCTAAAAGATTTTTACGGGATAATGGATAAAGTAGAATTAGTGAAAGAAGGAGATGAAATTCCTTTAGGGGGGAAAACTCTAAAATTTTTTTCTACCCCTATGATCCATTGGCCAGAAACAATTATGACTTATGAAATATCTACTAAGATTCTCTTCTCTTGTGATGCTTTTGGAAGTTATGGAACTCTTAACGGAAGCATTTTCGACGATGAATGTGAAGATTTAAGTTTTTATAAAGAAGAAGCTATTAGATATTATGCAAATATTGTAGCTAAATTCAGCAAGATGGTTCTTAAGGCAATAGAAAAACTAAAAGGAATCCCTATTGAAATTATTGCTCCTTCTCATGGAAGAATATGGAGGAAAAACCCAGAGGAAATAGTAAATTTATATAAAGAACTTGCAGAATTCTCAGAAAGTGGAGGAAAGCCTGGCATAACTCTCATTTACGGCTCTATGTATGGTAATACAGAGATTATGATGAACGGAGTTGCCCAAGGAATAATTGAAAGCGGGGTCCCCTGTAAAATATTTGATGTTTCCCACACTCATCCAAGCTATATCCTACCTTATTTATGGACTCAAAAAGGAGTAATGATAGGAACTCCAACATATGAGGGAGGACTTTTCCCCCCAATGATTAACATTCTTAAATTAGCATCTTTAAAGAATATCAAAAACAAGAAGGTTGGAATGTTCGGAAGTTACGGATGGAGTGGAGGAGCTCTAAAGGAACTAGAAAGAATAATTGAACCCCTAAACTGGCAAATAATAGATTTTTTAGAGTTTAGAGGGAAACCAAAAGAAAAAGAACTTAAAGAAGGGAAAGAACTTGGAAGGAAGTTTGGAGAACTAATTAAGAAAGAAAGTTAA
- a CDS encoding radical SAM protein, translating to MKVLAKTGKEEIAIVYIGMVREGSFVEFVESLQPPLSRKEKWVLIVSSLLGCPCGCVFCDGGFDYKGKLTKDEIFSQIDFLVEKRFPDRNIEAKKFKVQFARVGEPALNPAVIEVLKELPSRYNAPGLIPCISTIAPSNSGGFFEKLLDLRKSVYRGKDFQLQFSIHTTNKKLRDKLIPFPKWDFEKIAEYGEIFYEEGRRKITLNFALASCASIEPSILLKYFDPRKFLLKITPVNPTYKAVKNKIFSFMDKAKELIHKLQKGGYEVIESIGELEENKIGSNCGQYIQTHLREKEKFQNCYTYLLTPNEVSF from the coding sequence ATGAAAGTTTTGGCAAAAACAGGGAAAGAAGAAATTGCAATTGTGTATATTGGTATGGTGAGAGAAGGTTCTTTTGTAGAATTTGTTGAATCCCTTCAACCACCTCTTTCACGAAAGGAAAAATGGGTTTTGATTGTCTCATCTCTTTTGGGGTGCCCTTGTGGTTGTGTTTTCTGCGATGGAGGTTTTGACTATAAAGGCAAACTTACTAAAGATGAAATTTTTTCCCAAATAGATTTTCTTGTGGAAAAAAGATTCCCAGATAGGAATATAGAGGCGAAAAAATTCAAGGTTCAGTTTGCAAGAGTTGGCGAACCTGCTCTTAATCCAGCTGTAATCGAAGTCCTAAAAGAACTTCCTTCTCGTTATAACGCTCCTGGACTCATACCTTGTATTTCAACAATTGCGCCTTCCAACTCTGGTGGCTTTTTCGAAAAACTTTTAGATCTAAGAAAAAGTGTTTACCGAGGAAAGGACTTTCAGCTTCAATTTTCAATTCACACCACTAATAAGAAATTGAGAGATAAATTGATACCTTTCCCCAAATGGGATTTTGAAAAGATAGCAGAATATGGAGAAATTTTTTATGAGGAGGGAAGAAGAAAAATCACTCTAAATTTCGCTCTAGCTTCTTGTGCTTCAATTGAACCTTCAATCCTTTTAAAGTATTTTGATCCAAGGAAATTTCTACTTAAAATTACACCAGTAAATCCAACTTATAAAGCGGTAAAGAACAAAATTTTCTCCTTTATGGACAAAGCAAAAGAGTTGATCCACAAACTTCAAAAAGGAGGTTACGAAGTGATAGAAAGCATTGGAGAACTTGAAGAAAATAAGATAGGAAGCAACTGTGGTCAATACATCCAGACACACCTTAGAGAAAAAGAAAAATTCCAAAATTGTTATACTTATCTTTTAACTCCAAACGAGGTCTCTTTTTAG
- a CDS encoding isochorismatase family protein, translated as MPILKEKYFTIENIKKKSTEMFEKIKNLKAHTKIKLIPHHSALLIIDMQEYFLNPASFAYIPASDAILPGVKKIISLYSQKGFPIIFTLHSNTKRDAGLLTKWWSDLIWEGSSLSRIYKDLLCPEGIIVKKNQYDAFYNTELEKILKEKRVYQLVIVGVLTNICCETTARSAFVRGFEVFFTIDGTATYNEDFHLATLKNLSYGFAVPVLLEEISSLLGYES; from the coding sequence GTGCCAATCTTGAAAGAAAAATATTTTACTATAGAAAACATCAAAAAGAAATCAACCGAAATGTTTGAAAAGATAAAAAATTTAAAAGCCCATACTAAAATAAAACTTATACCACACCATTCAGCTCTCCTAATTATAGATATGCAGGAATATTTTCTCAATCCAGCTTCTTTTGCCTATATTCCAGCCAGTGATGCAATCCTACCTGGAGTGAAAAAAATTATATCTCTTTATTCCCAAAAAGGATTCCCTATAATCTTTACTCTTCACTCAAACACAAAAAGAGACGCGGGATTACTTACTAAATGGTGGTCAGATTTAATCTGGGAAGGGTCCTCTCTAAGTAGAATATATAAAGATTTATTGTGCCCAGAGGGAATCATTGTAAAAAAGAACCAATATGATGCCTTTTATAATACGGAATTAGAAAAAATTTTGAAAGAGAAAAGAGTATATCAGCTCGTCATCGTTGGGGTTTTGACCAATATCTGCTGTGAGACAACTGCAAGGAGTGCATTCGTTAGAGGCTTTGAAGTTTTCTTCACAATTGATGGAACAGCCACTTACAATGAGGATTTCCATCTTGCAACTCTTAAAAATCTCTCCTATGGTTTTGCAGTTCCGGTTCTCCTTGAAGAAATTTCTTCTTTACTTGGGTATGAAAGTTGA
- a CDS encoding adenosine-specific kinase, with product MEIKIVDIETPENTNVIIGQAHFIKTVEDIHEALVSAFPMIKFGLAFSEASGPRLIRHTGTDEVLENAAIRNATAIGAGHSFVLILGNAFPINIMKALKSVDEVLSIYAATANPLKVVVCEEGTQRGILGVLDGEKPLGIEGKEEIEERKKLLRKIGYKL from the coding sequence ATGGAAATAAAAATAGTAGATATTGAGACACCTGAGAATACAAACGTGATAATAGGGCAGGCTCATTTTATAAAAACTGTAGAAGATATTCATGAAGCTCTTGTATCAGCTTTCCCTATGATTAAATTTGGACTTGCTTTCTCAGAAGCTTCAGGGCCAAGACTAATTAGGCATACGGGAACAGATGAAGTTTTAGAAAACGCTGCAATAAGAAATGCTACAGCAATTGGAGCTGGACATTCTTTTGTCTTAATCTTAGGTAATGCTTTCCCTATAAATATAATGAAAGCTCTTAAATCTGTAGACGAAGTTCTTTCCATCTATGCAGCAACAGCTAACCCTCTTAAAGTTGTTGTTTGCGAGGAAGGAACACAAAGAGGAATTCTTGGAGTCCTTGACGGAGAAAAACCCCTTGGGATTGAGGGAAAAGAAGAGATAGAAGAAAGAAAAAAGTTATTAAGAAAGATTGGTTACAAACTCTAA
- a CDS encoding Maf family protein codes for MKIILASSSPRRREIFTQIGLKGEFVSPKVEEVILNSPLETAVYNAVRKAKWAYQNRKSRKEEVILGFDTIVFIEGKIMGKPKDKIEARKMLKTLSGTWHEVYTGVAALKGETILEDYEVTRVKFHKLNDFQISYYLRKNTNFEKAGSYGIEEENLSFIDVIEGSFSNVVGFPIEVSLNLLREIEVFI; via the coding sequence ATGAAAATAATTTTAGCTTCATCCTCTCCAAGAAGGAGAGAAATTTTCACGCAGATTGGATTAAAAGGAGAGTTTGTTTCTCCTAAGGTAGAAGAAGTAATATTAAATTCTCCTTTAGAAACTGCTGTTTATAATGCAGTTAGAAAAGCCAAATGGGCTTATCAAAATAGAAAATCGAGAAAAGAAGAAGTCATCTTAGGATTTGATACTATTGTATTTATTGAAGGAAAAATCATGGGGAAACCCAAGGATAAAATAGAAGCGAGAAAAATGTTAAAAACTCTCTCCGGAACCTGGCACGAAGTCTATACTGGGGTTGCCGCTTTAAAAGGAGAAACAATTTTAGAGGATTACGAAGTGACAAGGGTAAAATTCCATAAACTGAACGACTTTCAGATTTCTTATTATCTTAGAAAAAATACAAACTTTGAAAAAGCAGGTTCTTATGGAATTGAAGAAGAAAATCTATCTTTCATAGATGTAATAGAAGGTAGTTTTTCAAACGTTGTAGGATTCCCAATAGAAGTTAGCTTAAATCTCTTAAGAGAAATTGAAGTTTTTATATAA
- a CDS encoding NAD(P)/FAD-dependent oxidoreductase has translation MKVEDVIIIGGGPSGIACGVQLARCGIKPVILEKGKLGGLLVNANYIENYPGFPKGISGNKFAELLKDQIKKYKIKVIFEEVFDLILEGEFFKITTKKHSFHSKFLVIASGTKPKEFKDCPIPPELKDKIFYEVSPIRSVRNKKVVIVGAGDVAFDYALSLKTYNEVLILNRKEKEKCLPTLFKKIQKSKRINYKKNIKIKKIIPSSNHLIKLECKSKEGKINIEANYLLFAIGRKPCLDFLKEKIENNKIYLVGDVRNGPFRQIGIAIGDGIKTAMKIFRKIQGEEK, from the coding sequence ATGAAAGTTGAAGATGTAATAATAATTGGTGGGGGACCTTCTGGGATCGCTTGTGGAGTTCAATTAGCAAGATGTGGAATAAAACCAGTTATCTTAGAAAAAGGAAAACTTGGTGGGTTACTAGTAAACGCGAATTATATTGAGAATTATCCCGGATTTCCTAAAGGTATTTCTGGAAATAAATTTGCAGAGCTCTTGAAAGACCAGATTAAAAAATATAAAATTAAGGTTATATTTGAGGAAGTATTTGATTTAATCTTGGAAGGTGAATTTTTTAAAATTACTACAAAAAAACACTCTTTTCATTCAAAATTCTTGGTAATAGCCTCAGGAACAAAACCAAAGGAGTTTAAAGACTGCCCTATCCCTCCAGAATTAAAAGATAAAATTTTCTACGAGGTATCTCCTATCCGTTCAGTGAGAAACAAAAAAGTTGTAATTGTTGGGGCTGGCGATGTAGCTTTTGATTATGCCCTTAGCTTAAAAACCTACAATGAAGTTTTAATTTTGAATAGAAAAGAAAAAGAAAAATGCCTTCCTACTCTTTTTAAAAAAATCCAAAAATCAAAAAGAATAAATTATAAAAAAAACATTAAAATTAAAAAAATTATTCCTTCTTCTAATCATCTTATTAAACTTGAGTGCAAGAGTAAAGAGGGGAAAATAAATATTGAAGCAAACTATCTTTTATTTGCAATTGGGAGAAAACCTTGCCTTGATTTTTTGAAAGAAAAGATAGAAAATAATAAAATATATCTTGTGGGAGATGTGAGAAATGGTCCATTTAGACAGATAGGGATAGCAATAGGAGATGGGATAAAAACAGCAATGAAAATATTTAGAAAAATACAAGGAGAAGAAAAATGA
- the pncA gene encoding bifunctional nicotinamidase/pyrazinamidase, with the protein MDRRIFLQGRERKALIIIDIQNDFCPGGALAVPEGDKIIPKINELSKRFKRVIATQDWHPKNHISFAYNHPGKKEYEVINYKGISQVLWPIHCVSGTKGAEFHPDLITTNFNLIIRKGNNPKIDSYSAFRENDKKTITGLEGYLRAINIEEVYLCGLALDYCVFYSAMDAKELGFTTYVIIDATKGINSPLGNVKKCLNIMKEKGIKIIESKNLGGKNATH; encoded by the coding sequence ATGGATAGAAGAATTTTTTTGCAAGGAAGAGAAAGAAAAGCTTTAATTATAATTGATATTCAGAATGACTTTTGCCCCGGCGGGGCCTTAGCGGTTCCAGAAGGAGATAAAATAATACCTAAAATAAATGAGTTAAGCAAAAGGTTTAAAAGAGTGATAGCCACTCAAGATTGGCATCCAAAAAATCACATTTCCTTCGCCTATAATCATCCAGGGAAAAAAGAATATGAAGTTATTAATTATAAAGGTATCTCTCAAGTTCTTTGGCCTATTCATTGTGTTTCTGGGACAAAAGGGGCAGAATTCCATCCGGACCTTATAACAACTAATTTTAATTTAATCATAAGAAAAGGGAATAATCCAAAAATTGATTCATATTCTGCCTTTAGAGAAAATGATAAAAAAACCATAACAGGTCTTGAAGGTTATTTAAGAGCTATCAATATAGAAGAAGTTTACCTATGTGGTCTTGCTCTTGATTACTGTGTCTTCTACTCTGCAATGGACGCAAAAGAGCTTGGTTTTACAACATACGTAATAATTGATGCTACAAAAGGAATTAATTCTCCCTTAGGAAATGTAAAAAAATGTCTAAATATAATGAAAGAAAAAGGAATAAAAATAATTGAATCAAAGAACTTAGGAGGTAAAAATGCTACCCATTGA